The sequence below is a genomic window from Massilia oculi.
TGGTTCAAGCCGCCCTGGGGCGTAGCCGTGTTCTATGACGTCGGCAACGCCGCCGACAAGTTCGGCGACCTCAATCCCAAGTCGGGCTACGGCGTCGGCGCGCGCTGGCGCAGCCCGGTCGGCCCGATCAATGTCGACCTGGCCTATGGCCACGCGGTGCGCAAGGCGCGCCTGCACTTCTCACTTGGATTCACTTTCTGATGGATACCCCTGAAGATAAGCCTGTAAGCGACGCGGCGCCAGCGCCCGACCAGCCTCAGGCGCATAAAACCCGCCGCTGGCCGCGCCGCGTGGCGATCGGCGTCGTCGCCACCGGCGTCATCGTCGGCGGCGCGCTGTGGTACCTCGGCCGCGAGACCACCCTGCAAATGATCGTCCAGCGCGTCGCCGACGCCACCGGCGGCAAGCTCACCGTCACCGGCGTTACCGGCTCGATCTACGGCGCCATGCACATCGAGCGACTCGTGTGGCGCACCGACGAACAGATCGTCACGGCGGTCAAGATCGACGTCGACTGGTCGCCATCGCAGATCCTGTCGGGCGGCATCCTGGTCGACAAGCTGTGGGCCGCCAGCGTGCGCATGCAGACGCTGAAGGAAACCGACGAACCCTCGGTGCTGCCAACGAGCCTCGCTCCCCCGTTCCGGATCGAAGCCGACGACGCACGGCTGAACCGCCTGACGATGGTGAACATCGCCGGCGCCGAAACGACGATCGACAATATCCGCGTGCGCGCCAAGGGCGACAAGCGCAGCTGGGTGGTGCAGGATGCCGCGGCCAGCACGCCCTGGGGCCAGGTGGCGGCCAACGCCACGCTCGGCGCCCAGCGTCCGTTCAAGATCGACGCCTCGGGCAGCCTCACGCAATCGAAGGCCAGCGCCGGCGCGCGCGCCGCCCAGCTGCAACTGAAGGTGAGCGGCGACATCGAGAACGCGACCCAGATCGACGCCACCGGCCAGGCCGGGCGCGCCATCGGCGACGCCCATTTCACCATCTCGCCCTATGCCGAGATTCCGCTGCGCGCGCTGCGCATCAATGGGCGCAACCTCGATCCGGGCTTCTTCAACCCCGCCCTGCCGACCGCCGACCTGACCCTGGCCGTGGCCGGCAAGCTGGACGCCAACCGCAATATCAGCGGCAGCGTCGACATCGTCAATACCGGGCCGGAAGGGACGATCGACCAGCAACGCCTGCCGCTGCGCGCCGCGCGCGGCCAGCTGGGCGGCAGCCTGGATGCGGTGCGGATCTCCGACGTGCTGCTGGACTTCGGCGCCGCCGGCAAGTTCACCGGCACCGGAGGCCTCCAGCGCGAGAAGGACGAGGAAGGCATCGGCACCGCGCGCTTCGCGCTGCAGACCGAGCGCTTCAATCTGCGCGAGGTGCACTCGGCGATGAAGCCGACCGCGATCAAGGGTTCGATCGCCGTGACCAACGAAGCCACGCGCCAGACCCTGGAAGCGAACCTGGCGGACGCCGGCCTGCGCCTGTCGGCCCTGGCCACGCTGGAAAACAATGTGGCGACGCTGAACGAAGCGCGCCTGAACGCGGGCCGCGGCAGCGTCACCGCCAGCGGCAGCATGAATCTCGAGGGCGACAAGGCCTTCAAGGCCACCGCCAGCGCAAACCGCTTCGACCCGTCGGCCTTCGGCGACCTGCCGGTGGCCGACATCAACGCCACGATCAATGCCGCCGGCGCCTTGAGCCCCGAGTGGAAGGTCGACGCCGACTTCGCCGTGCGCCAGAGCCGCCTGATGAACCAGGCGCTGTCCGGCAGCGGCAAGCTGAGCGCGGACGCGAAGCGCATCAGCGGCATCGACGCCACCCTGGCGCTGGGCCAGAACAAGGTCGATCTGAAGGGCGCCTTCGGCGGCGCCGGCGACCGCCTCGACTGGCGCCTGGATGGCCGCCAGCTGGCGGCGGTGCGCAGCGACCTGTATGGCGCGCTCACCGCCAACGGCGTCGTCAGCGGCACCATGCAGGCGCCGCGCACCACCTTCGAGGTCAACGCGCGAGACCTGGGCTGGGTCGCGGCCCAGCGCAAGAACGGCAGCGGCGTGCTGCGCGCCAGCGGCGAAGCCTGGCTCGCCGGGCCGGAAAACGCGCGCGCCGTGGAAGTCAAGGCCAGCGGCAGCACCCAGCGCTTCAACCCCGCGGCCTTCGGCTCTCCGCTGGCCGGCAATATCAATTCGACCTTCAGCGGCAGCGGCCGCGCCGGCGCCGACTGGCGCGGCGCGCTCGACTTCAAGCTGACCGACGATTCGACCCTGGCCAATTCGCCGCTGCGCGGCCATGCGCGCCTGACGGCCGACCGCCGCCACGTGTCCAACGCCGACGTCGACCTGCGCATCGGCCCGAACGTCATCGCCGCCAGCGGCGCCTTCGGCCTCGCGCGCGATGCGCTCAACTGGAAGATCGACGCGCCGCAGCTGGCAGCGCTGGGCCCCGAGTTCGGCGGCGCGCTGCGCGGCTCGGGCGTGCTGTCCGGCACCATGGACACGCCCTCGCTGACCGCCACGATCGAGGGCCAGAATCTCAAGGCCCTGGGCACGCACAATGTGCGCTCGCTGCGCGCCAGCGCCAACCTGGGTTCCGGCCGCGGCGCGGCCGATCCGCTGGTCAGCAACGTGGAGGTGCTCGACTACGCCAGCGGCGAGACGCGCGTGGCGTCGGTGCGCCTGCAAACCGAGGGCACGCGCGGCGCGCACGTCGTCAAGCTGTCCGCCCTTGCGGAAAGCTTCGATGCGAATGCCGAAATCCGCGGCGGCTTCAACCGCGATACCTGGAGCGGCACGCTGGCCGCGCTGCAGAACCGCGGCCGCTACGCCATGCGCCTGCAGAACCCGGTGCCGGTGACGATCGCCGGTGCGCCCGGTTCCGGCATGAAAGGCCTGGCCAGCCCGGAACGCATCGCCTTCAACGGCGCCGTGATCGCCCTGCCGAACGGCAGCATCACGGTTGACACGCTCACCAAGGATGGCCCGCGCTGGAGCAGCCGCGGCCACGCCGACAAGGTGCCGCTCACCTATCTCGCGCAGTTCTCGCCGGCCCTGGCCGACAACGCGCGCGGCGACCTGACCCTGGGCGCGGCCTGGTCGGTGGACATGCGCGCGCCGCAGGCGAACGGCGCGGCGCCTTCGCTGGCCGGCAACGTCCGCGTGTTCAGGGAGGCCGGCGACGCCATCGTCGGCGGCGACACGCCGGTGCCGCTCGGCCTGCGCAAGCTGGAAGCGTCGGCCGAAGTGGTCGGCAGCGGCCTGCGCGTGAACCTCGATTTCGACGGCGCCCGCACCGGCGTCGCCAGGCTGGAGGCCAATGCCCAGATGCTGAACGGCCGCCTCGAGCGCGACAGCCCGCTGCGCATGACGGCCAACGCCGACATCCCGTCGATCGCCTGGCTGGCGTCGCTGGCCGGCCAGCCGGGACTGGAACTCGATGGCGCGCTGCGCCTGGCCATGACGGGCGGCGGCACCATCGGCTCCCCCATCCTGAACGGCAACCTCGATGGCGACAAGCTGGCCGTGCGCTGGGCCGAACAGGGCGTGCGCCTGCAGAACGGCGAGTTGCGCGCCCAGCTCGGCGGCGACCAGTTGCGGGTGGGACGCCTGACCTTCCAGGGCCGTCAGGGCAGCGCCGCCGCCAGCGGCTTCGTGCGCTTCGCCGACGGCGCCCCGACAATGGACCTGCGTCTGAAC
It includes:
- a CDS encoding translocation/assembly module TamB domain-containing protein; protein product: MDTPEDKPVSDAAPAPDQPQAHKTRRWPRRVAIGVVATGVIVGGALWYLGRETTLQMIVQRVADATGGKLTVTGVTGSIYGAMHIERLVWRTDEQIVTAVKIDVDWSPSQILSGGILVDKLWAASVRMQTLKETDEPSVLPTSLAPPFRIEADDARLNRLTMVNIAGAETTIDNIRVRAKGDKRSWVVQDAAASTPWGQVAANATLGAQRPFKIDASGSLTQSKASAGARAAQLQLKVSGDIENATQIDATGQAGRAIGDAHFTISPYAEIPLRALRINGRNLDPGFFNPALPTADLTLAVAGKLDANRNISGSVDIVNTGPEGTIDQQRLPLRAARGQLGGSLDAVRISDVLLDFGAAGKFTGTGGLQREKDEEGIGTARFALQTERFNLREVHSAMKPTAIKGSIAVTNEATRQTLEANLADAGLRLSALATLENNVATLNEARLNAGRGSVTASGSMNLEGDKAFKATASANRFDPSAFGDLPVADINATINAAGALSPEWKVDADFAVRQSRLMNQALSGSGKLSADAKRISGIDATLALGQNKVDLKGAFGGAGDRLDWRLDGRQLAAVRSDLYGALTANGVVSGTMQAPRTTFEVNARDLGWVAAQRKNGSGVLRASGEAWLAGPENARAVEVKASGSTQRFNPAAFGSPLAGNINSTFSGSGRAGADWRGALDFKLTDDSTLANSPLRGHARLTADRRHVSNADVDLRIGPNVIAASGAFGLARDALNWKIDAPQLAALGPEFGGALRGSGVLSGTMDTPSLTATIEGQNLKALGTHNVRSLRASANLGSGRGAADPLVSNVEVLDYASGETRVASVRLQTEGTRGAHVVKLSALAESFDANAEIRGGFNRDTWSGTLAALQNRGRYAMRLQNPVPVTIAGAPGSGMKGLASPERIAFNGAVIALPNGSITVDTLTKDGPRWSSRGHADKVPLTYLAQFSPALADNARGDLTLGAAWSVDMRAPQANGAAPSLAGNVRVFREAGDAIVGGDTPVPLGLRKLEASAEVVGSGLRVNLDFDGARTGVARLEANAQMLNGRLERDSPLRMTANADIPSIAWLASLAGQPGLELDGALRLAMTGGGTIGSPILNGNLDGDKLAVRWAEQGVRLQNGELRAQLGGDQLRVGRLTFQGRQGSAAASGFVRFADGAPTMDLRLNMQKLEALSRPDRTLILSGQASLVRDASRFALEGKFRADRALIEFAPQGRPTISDDVIVLGRGAEKKTPTAREKEVPLTVDLAADLGDDFHVRAMGIDAYLAGNARVRMTGAGQPRINGTIRAVNGTYAAYGQNLSIERAVLTFSGPYDNPSLDILAVRKRPEGEQLSETNVEAGVQVRGTAQSPTARLVSTPNVSDSDKLSWLVLGHSMEAASGDQKGVLTAAASALLGGSGGTGGIQSKIANSLGVDELGLKQGAGGGDSSGLESTVVTVGKRISSRAYLSFEQGTSTASSLVRLRYKLTPRIALQFQTGTNSALDVLYSWAFD